In one window of Candidatus Omnitrophota bacterium DNA:
- a CDS encoding NifB/NifX family molybdenum-iron cluster-binding protein — MAEAAIKKEGIDMKICITSEGKTLESMVDPRFGRCQNFIFFDTDSGSFEACENSNSQFQGGAGIQSGQFVVSKGAKAVLTGNIGPNAHQVLSAAGISIFTAVSGTVKEAIGGYKNGKYKLADAPSVGSKFGIPGKSS; from the coding sequence ATGGCGGAAGCTGCCATTAAGAAAGAAGGCATTGACATGAAAATATGCATTACTTCAGAAGGAAAGACTTTGGAGTCAATGGTTGACCCCAGATTCGGCAGGTGCCAGAATTTCATTTTCTTTGATACTGATTCCGGCAGTTTTGAGGCGTGTGAAAATTCTAATTCGCAGTTTCAGGGCGGGGCAGGTATTCAATCAGGCCAATTTGTAGTGTCTAAAGGCGCTAAAGCGGTATTAACAGGAAATATCGGCCCTAACGCGCATCAGGTTTTATCAGCCGCCGGGATTAGTATATTTACCGCAGTCTCTGGGACAGTTAAGGAGGCGATAGGCGGCTACAAAAACGGTAAATATAAGCTTGCGGATGCCCCCAGTGTGGGTTCAAAATTCGGCATTCCGGGCAAGAGCAGCTAA
- a CDS encoding class I SAM-dependent methyltransferase: protein MDKEVIDNHKRYLERQALYKSFGYDVYKERDFILKQSQPVSGRILEAGTGKGHFALALAKAGYYFVTFDISPEEQRFARLNIAHFGFESQVDFRIENGERTSFANASFDTIFSVNVLHHLRNPYQVINEFIRLVSPKGKIILADFTLEGFKVMDKIHSLEGNSHEMGKVGLTGAQAYLQKNGFSVQKVSSLYQSVVIAEKKLAV, encoded by the coding sequence TTGGACAAAGAAGTCATAGACAACCACAAGAGATATTTAGAGCGCCAAGCCCTATATAAAAGTTTCGGATATGATGTATATAAAGAAAGGGATTTTATCCTTAAGCAGTCGCAGCCTGTCTCAGGCAGGATTCTTGAGGCCGGAACTGGCAAGGGGCATTTTGCGCTTGCTTTGGCTAAGGCCGGGTATTATTTTGTTACTTTTGATATTTCGCCCGAAGAACAGCGGTTTGCGCGGCTGAATATCGCCCATTTCGGTTTTGAAAGCCAGGTAGATTTTAGGATTGAAAACGGCGAGCGTACCAGTTTTGCTAACGCAAGTTTTGACACTATTTTTTCAGTAAACGTCCTGCACCATTTGCGCAATCCTTATCAGGTGATAAATGAATTTATCCGGCTTGTTTCTCCCAAAGGTAAAATAATATTAGCTGATTTTACGCTGGAAGGGTTCAAGGTTATGGATAAAATTCACAGCCTTGAAGGTAATTCGCATGAAATGGGCAAAGTTGGATTAACCGGCGCGCAGGCATATCTTCAGAAAAATGGTTTTTCAGTCCAAAAAGTATCAAGTTTGTATCAAAGCGTTGTTATTGCTGAAAAAAAATTAGCGGTTTAA